A single region of the Lotus japonicus ecotype B-129 chromosome 4, LjGifu_v1.2 genome encodes:
- the LOC130715166 gene encoding uncharacterized protein LOC130715166, producing MEVSCKILRRSIHSFLQNYHFFTSSAAFLAFPFSASVLLSQALSPSSPASLLPQIYNRFRILFDAAGFPSSSQLFTILNLKVSQTLSSSIFTLPFTLTFLLFAKAFTFHALNNHKTIFSSPSLKSIISLYKPLLQTYVCSCFLILSANASAFGLLFLAFSFIERLGFSSSPSFLFFMSASGAVLFSVILANALVICNMAMAISGVEGHGGYLAILKGCVLIRGRTSMALFLALPVNVALAAIEALFQFRVVKAYHVAGKAGPFVGLEGVFIAYLYSIFIILDTIVSFMFYKSLKEESWIGEEDKHFFRIELPDEDNNGYLGTKNLEELP from the coding sequence ATGGAAGTTTCATGCAAGATTCTGAGGAGATCAATCCACAGTTTTCTTCAAAACTATCATTTTTTCACCTCTTCTGCAGCTTTTCTTGCTTTTCCTTTCTCAGCTTCAGTGCTTCTCTCCCAGGCTTTATCTCCTTCTTCCCCTGCATCACTCTTGCCTCAAATCTATAATCGCTTCAGGATTCTGTTTGATGCTGCAGGTTTTCCTTCCTCTTCACAATTGTTCACCATTCTCAACCTCAAGGTTTCACAAACACTCAGCTCTTCAATTTTCACCCTTCCTTTCACCCTCACCTTTCTCCTTTTTGCAAAAGCATTCACATTCCATGCTCTTAATAACCATAAAACAATTTTCTCATCACCTTCCTTGAAATCAATAATATCCCTCTACAAGCCACTCCTTCAAACCTATGTATGCAGCTGTTTCTTGATTCTCTCTGCAAATGCAAGTGCTTTTGGCCTCTTGTTTTTGGCCTTCAGCTTCATTGAAAGACTTGGATTCTCTTCTTCTCCTAGTTTCCTCTTTTTCATGTCAGCATCTGGGGCAGTTCTGTTTTCTGTGATTCTTGCAAATGCACTTGTCATATGCAACATGGCAATGGCTATCTCTGGTGTTGAAGGACATGGTGGATACCTTGCAATTCTGAAAGGTTGTGTCTTGATAAGGGGAAGAACATCCATGGCTTTGTTCCTGGCATTGCCTGTGAATGTCGCTTTGGCTGCTATTGAAGCCTTGTTCCAATTCAGGGTTGTGAAGGCATATCATGTTGCTGGAAAAGCAGGACCTTTTGTGGGTTTGGAAGGGGTTTTCATTGCATATCTTTACTCAATCTTCATCATCCTTGACACAATTGTGAGCTTCATGTTTTACAAAAGCTTGAAGGAAGAATCATGGATTGGTGAAGAAGACAAGCATTTTTTCAGGATTGAATTGCCAGATGAGGACAATAATGGTTACCTGGGCACCAAGAATTTGGAAGAACTACCTTAA